ACCTGGGCGGCCTGGAGCGGGTGGTGGAGAACCTCGCGGCGGGCCTCGGCGACCGGCACGAGGTGCGGGTGCTGACCACCACGATCGGCTCCGAAGGCGCGCCGCGCCGCAGCACCCAGGGCGCCGTGACGGTGCACCGGCACCGGTCGGTGGAGCTGGCCCACACCCCGGTGGTCCCCGGCCTGCCGCTGGCGCTGCTGCGCAGCCGGCGCGACAGCGTGCTGCACCTGCACTCCGCGCACGCGCTGCTGCCCGAACTGGTCGCGCTCACCGCCCGGTTGCGGCGCCAGCCGTTCGTGCTCCACTTCCACCTGGACGTGGACGCCTCCGGCCGGCTCGGCCGGCTGCTGCCCGCCTACAAGAAGCACGTCTTCGGCCCGGTGCTGCGGGCGGCGGCGGCCGTGATCGTGCTGACGCCCCGTCAGGCCGAGTTCGTCCGGACCACCTACCGGGTGCCGGGCGCGCGGATCCACGTGGTGCCCAACGGCGTGGACCAGGACTACTTCATGCCCGCGCGCGAGCCCCGGGACCGGCCGCTGGAGCTGCTCTACGTGGGGCGGCTGAGCCCGCAGAAGAACGTCGGGCGGCTGCTGGACGCACTCGGGCTGATCCGCCGGCCGATCCGGCTGCGGATCGTCGGCGACGGCGAGCTGCGCGGCAAGCTGGAACGCCAGGCTCGCGAACTCGCCCTGGACAAGGTCGAGTTCGCCGGGGCCAAGCTGGGCCCCGAGCTGCTGCGCGCCTACGCCGAGGCCGACGCCTTCGTGCTGCCCTCGGACAAGGAGGGCATGCCGCTGGTGGCGCTGGAGGCGATGGCCGCCGGCCTGCCGGTGATCGCCACCGACGTCCCCGGGAACCGGGAACTGCTGGACGGCATCGGCCTGTTGGCCGAACCGGAGCCCGCCGCGCTGGCGGCCGCCATCGAACGGGTGGCGGCCGACCCGGGGCTGCGCCGCCGGCTCGCCGAGCGGAGCACCGCGGCCGCGCCCGCGTTCGCCTGGGACGCGGTGGTCCGCCGGGTGGAGCGCGTCTACGCGGAGGTGCTCGGATGACCACCACCGCCACCGGATCGCGGGAGGGCGGCCGATGAGGCGCCCGGTCGCCCCGCTGCGGCGCACCGGTGCCGCCATCGCCGGGCGCAGCCGGGCGCGCCGGCTGCTGCTGGTCGGCACCGCGCTGGCCGCCGCCGCGGACCTGGTGCCCGGCGTGCCGACCCCGCTGCTGGTGCCGCTCGGCTGCTGGCTGCTGCTCGGCGCGCCCTGGCTGCTCTGGTACCGCTACGGCGCCGCCTTCGTCAGCACCAGGGACGGCCGGGCGCTGGTCGCCGTCGGGCTGGCGCTCGGCGGCGACCTGGTCACCGAGCTGCTGCTGAACACCGTGCTGCCGCCGCTCGGCGACGACCACCCGCTGCGCCGGGGCCCGTTGGCGCTGTCGGCGGCGCTGGCGGTGCTCCTGCTGGCCTGGGCGCTCCCGACTCCCCAGCCGGATCCGACGCCTGAGCCCGCCCGGGCCCGCCACCGGGTGTCTGGGCTGCGCCGGGTGTCTGGGCTGCGCCGGGTGCCGGGGCTGCGCCCGGTGCTGCTGCTCGGCACCGGCTGCCTGGTGCTCAGCGTGGGCGGCGCAATCCGGCTGAACAACGGCCTGGGCCCCACGATGGCGCTGCTGGCCCTGGCCGCGATGGCGCTGCTCTTCGTCCAACTGGTGCGCGGGCGCCGCCGCTACCCGGAGGAGGTGCTCTGCCTGGGCCTGTTCCTGCTGGCCGCCGCCCTGCTGCTGCTCACCTCGCTGCGCGGCTGGTTCATCACCGGCCACGACATCCAACGCGAGTACGAGGTCTTCGAGTTGGCGGCCGGTGCGGACCGCTGGCAGATCGCGGCCTTCCGCGACCCGTACAACGCCTGCCTGAGCATCACCCTGCTGCCCACCGCGTTCGTCCGGCTGACCGGGATCGGCGGCCTGTACGTGTTCAAGGCCGTCTTCCCGCTGCTCTTCGCGCTCAGCGCGCCGCTGGTGTACCGCTCGGTGCGCAACCTGGCGCAGCGGATGGTGGCGCTGCTGTCGGCGCTGTACTTCGTGGCCTTCCCCACCTTCTTCACCGACATGACCTTCCTGGCCCGCCAGGAGATCGCCTTCGTGCTGCTGGGCGCAGCACTGGTGGTGCTCACCGACCAGGGTCGGCCGCTGCGCCGGCGCCGACTGGTGTTCACCGGCCTGCTGGGCGGCGTGGTGCTCTCGCACTACTCGACCACCTTCGTGGTGGTGCTGGTGCTGGCCATCGCGCTGCTCACCGACCACGGCTGGCGGCTGCTGTCCCGCCTCCTGGCCCGGCGCCGGGGCCGGGCGCGCCCGACCGCCACCGGGTTCGTGACCTGGTGGATCGTACTCGTCACGGCGGTGGCCGCGATGCTCTGGACCGGGCCGCTGACCGGCACCGGCGGCCAACTGCGCAGCACGGTCAGCGCGACCGTGCAGGACGCGGTGGACCCGGCGCAGGCACAGGCCGGCTCCTCGGACACCTCCTACAGCCTGCTCGGCGGACAGGCCGTCACCCCGCAGCAGCGGCTGGCCCAGTACCAGGCGGACACCCTGCAACTGACCGCCGGGAGCCGGGCGAACGGTGACTACCTGTCGGCCCGGCAGGTCGCCGCCTACCCGGTGCGGGCGGTGGCCGAGCCGGACCTGCCGCTCACCGCGCTGGGGCGCGCGCTGCAACGCACCGGCCTGGACGTGTCCGGCGCCAACAAGCTGGTCCGCCAGTGGGCCGCCGACCTGCTCCAACTCCTGCTGCTGGTCGGGCTCGCGGTCTGCCTGTGGGCGAAGCGGCGGCGGGCCTTCCGCCCGGCCCGCGACCAGGTCACGCTGTCCGTCGCGATGGTGGCGGTGATCGGGCTGTTGACCGTGCTGCCGCAGCTGTCGGTGGACTACGGCGTGCTGCGCGCCTTCCAGCAGGGGCTGTTCTTCTTCGCGCCGTTCATCGCGGCCGGCTCGCTCTGGCTGTTCCGCTGGGCCCGGCGGTGGGCGCTGCCGCTGTCCGGGGCGCTCGCGGTGGCGTTCTTCCTGGACCTGACCGGGGCCGTGCCGCAGTTGATCGGCGGCTACCCGCCGCAGCTGAACCTCAACAACGCGGGCCAGTACTACGACATCTACTACGTGCAGCCGCAGGAGCGCACCGCGATCGCCTGGCTGGAGCAGCGCACCGCCGACGACCAGGGGCAGGACGTCCAGTCCGAGGTGCAGACCGACCGCTACACCTTCAGCCGCTTGCAGACGCTGATCCACGGCCGGGCGCTGGACGACATCTACCCGACGCTGATCGGCACCGACTCCTACGTCTTCCTCGGCACCACCACGGTGACCAAGGACGAGGCGACCACCTTCTACCGGGGCGATCTGGTGACCTACCGCTACCCGACGGCCCTGCTCGACGCCACCAAGAACGAGATCTACAGCAGCGACGGAGCGGAGATCTTCCGGTGACCCAGGCAATCGAGGCGACCGAAGGGGTCGGGGGGACCACCGGGTCCCGGCCGCCCGGGCGGGTGCTGCTGGTCAGCCACTACTACCCGCCGCACGTGGGCGGGATCGAGAACGTGGTGCACCAGGAGGCGGCGCAACTCACCGGCCGGGGCGGCTCGGTGACGGTGCTCACCACCGGCGGGCGGCGCGCCGCCGCCGACCTGGAGGCGGGGGTGCGGGTGCTGCGCTGCGCCGCCTGGAACGGGATCGAGCGGCGCACCGGCGTGCCGTTCCCGGTGCCCTCGCCGCGGCTGCTGGTCGACGCGGTGCGCGAGGCCCGCCGAGCAGAGGTGATCCACCTGCACGACTGCCTCTACCCGACCTCCTGGGCCGCCTGGGCCGCCTCGGTGCTCACCCGCACCCCGCTGGTGCTGACCCAGCACGTCGCCCTGGTGGCCCACCCCTCGCCCCTGGTGCGGGGCGTGCAGCGGGCGGTGTACGCGGTGTTCGGGCGGGCGCTGCTGCGCCGGGCCCGCCGGGTGCTGGTGCTCAACGACACGGTGCGCGCCTTCACCCGGGCGCACGGCGCCCGCCCGCAGGCCGTGCGGCAGTTGGCCAACGGGGTGGACACGGCACGGTTCCGCCCGGCCGAATCGGCCGAGGAGGTCGCCCGGCTGCGGGACCGCTACGGCCTGCCGGCGGACCGGGTGCTGGTGCTGTTCGTCGGCCGACTGGTGCCGAAGAAGGGCTACGAGCTGCTGCGCAAGGCCGCCGACCCGGCCTACGACCTGGTCTTCGTCGGCACCGGTGCGGCGGCCGACGGCCAGGACGCCGCCGAGGGCGCACACCACCTCGGCGCGCTGACGCCCGATCAGGTCGCCGAGGTCTACCGCGCCTGCGACGTCTTCGCGCTGCCCTCCACCGCCGAGGGCTTCCCGCTCACCGTGCAGGAGGCGATGGCCGCCGGGCTGCCAGTGGTCACCACCGACGACCCGGGCTACACGCCCTACGCCCTGGACCGGGAGGCGGTCAGCCTGCTGCCGCGCGACGCCGGGCGGCTGCGGGCCGAGCTGGTGGCGCTGGCCGCCGACCCGCCCCGGCGGCGGCGGATGGGCCGCTGGTCGCGGAGCTACGCGGAGCGCAGCTTCGGCTGGCCCGAGCACGTGCGCGCGCTGCTCGGCCACTACGCGGCGGCGGGCGCGGGCGGCGCCGGGCGGGCCGCCGGCGGGACGGGGGCGGGATGAGGACGCCCGCCCGGCCGCGTGCCCTGGCGCCCGTGCCGACACCCGCCCCGGCGCCCCGTGCCCGCCGGCCGTTCGGCGACCCGCGCGGACCACTGCTCGATGTCGCGCTGGTGCACGGCCTGCTCGGCTGGCTCTACGTCGCCGCGTGGGCCGCCACCCGGCCCGGCACGCTCTCCGGTGAGCTCAGCTCCTGGCTGCCGCTGCGGCGGGACACCTTCGGGGCGCTGTGCTTCGCCCTGTCGGCCGCCGCGCACCTGGTCCGCGGGCTGCGCCCGGCCGGTCCGCCGTGGCGCGACCGGACGCGACCGGGGCCGGGGCAGCCGGGCGACCGGGTGGCGGCCGTGCTGCGCACCCTGGTCGGCTACCCGCTGCTGGTCTGGGCCTACCTGTGCGTCAACTCGCTGACGCACCCGCAGACGATCGACCGTCAGCTGACGCACTTCGCCCCCGTCCCGACCGAGGGCACCACGGCCGTCGCCTGCTTCGCGCTCTCCGCCGCCGCGCTGCTTGCCCTACGGCTGCGCGCAGGCGAGCCCGGGAACGGAGCCACGCCGTGACGCCCCCCGCCGCGACGAGCGCCGGCCCGGCGGTCGCCCGCATCGGCGGCCGCGACCAGCTGGCCCGCAGCTCCGTGTACCTGATGAGCGCCACGGTCAGCACCGCGGGCCTGGGCTTCCTGTTCTGGGTGGCGGCCGCCCGCCTCTACTCGCCGAGCCAGGTCGGCACGGCCACCTCGCTCACCAACGCGGTCTCGCTGATCGCCTACTTCAGCCTGTGCGGGCTGAACAGCACCCTGGTCCGGTTCCCGGCCGCCCCCGAGCGGCGGGACGCGCAGATCAACCGCGCGCTGCTGCTGGTCTTCGGCGTCGGCTGCCTGCTCGGCACGGGGTACCTGCTCGGCCTGCCGCTGTACGCCGCCCGGCTGCTCCCGGTGCGGGCCGATCCGGTGCAGGCGGTGCTGATCGTGCTGTTCTGCGCGCTGTCGGCCGTCAACCTGCTCACCGACGCGGTGTTCATCGGCGCCCGGCTGGCCCAGTACAACACCCTGGTCGACGGGGTGATCCAGGGGCTGACCAAGCTGGGGCTGCCGTTCCTGCTCACCGGTCTGGGCGCGTTCGGGCTGGTCGCGGCGACCGGCGGCGGCTACGCGGTGGCGGTGCTGGCCTCGCTGTGGTTCCTGCGCCGCCGGATCGGCCTGCGCCCGAGGGTGCTGGGCGGCGGCGCCACCGGGCTGCGCGAACAGCTGGGGTTCTCGGCCGGCAGCTACCTGTCCAGCCTGCTGAACCTGGTGCCGCTGCTGGTGCTGCCGCTGATCGTGCTGCAACGCCTGGGCACGGCGGCGGCCGCCTACTACTTCGTGGCGTTCCAGATCGCCAACCTGGCCAACGCGGTCTCGTTCGCGGTCTGCGAGTCGATGTTCGCCGAGGTCTCCGCCGACGAGTCGCGCCTGGTGCCCGTGCTGCGCCGCTCGGCCCGGCTGCTGGCGGTGCTGCAACTGCCGGCCGCGGTGGTGCTGGCCGCCGGCAGCGGGCTGCTGCTGCGGCTGTTCGGCGGCGCCTACCCGGCCCGGGCCCAGGGGCTGCTGGTGGTGCTGGCGGTGGGCACCGTCGCGGTGGCCCTGAACACGCTCACCAGCTTCGCGCTCAAACTGGTGCGCCGGATGGCGCCGTTGGTGTGGAGCAACGTCGTCTACGCCGTGGTGACCACCGGGCTGGCCGCCGCCTGGGCCGATCGCGGCCTGGTCTGGTTCGGCTACGCCTGGGGCCTGGGCAACCTGGCCTCCGGGCTGGTCGCCGCGCTGGCCCTTCTCCGCACCCGGCTGCCTGCCGTCCACCCGTCCCCGCCCGTCCCACCGGCCCCCGAACGGAATCCGCAACGATGAAGGTACTGGTCGTCAACGCCTACGTCCGCGAGAACGCGGGCGACGCCGCCCTGCTGGCGGTCTGTCTGCGCCAGGTGCGCGCCGCCTTCCCCGCGGCCCGGATCACCGTGGCCGGGATGGAGGACCGGGCGGTGCACCCGGCCTTCGACGGCGCCGCCAACATCGGCTCCATCCGCCGCTACGTGGCCGACGCCGGGGTCGGCACCGCCCGCCGGGTGCTCCGCAAGGCGGTCGGGTTCCTCGCCGCGCCGCTGCTGCTGGCGCCGCGCCCGCTGGCCCGGCTGCTGCGCCCGCTGCTGCCGGCCGAGGTGCGCCGCGAGGCGGACGCGGTGGCGGGGGCCGACCTGGTCGTGTCGATGGGCGGCGGCTACTTCAACGCCCGCCCCGGGCTGGACGGTTACCAGAACGTCTTCTACGTGGTGCTGCCGCTGCTGCTGGCCCAGCGGCGGGGCGTGCCGGTGGTGCTCGCCCCGCAGTCCTTCGGCCCGTTCCCGGCCCCGGCCCAACGCCGCCTCGCCGCCCACGTGGTGCGCCGCTCCGCGCTGGCGCTGGCCCGGGAGGACGTGAGCGTGGAGATCCTGGCCCGCTGCGGGGTGCGCGGCGCGCCGGTGCGCCGGGCGGTGGACTCCGGCTTCGCCTTCGCGCCGCCGCCGCGGCTCGACTGGCGGGCCAGGCTGGGTGTCGGGCCGGAGGTTCCGCTGGTCGGGGTGACGGCCCGTCAGTGGCTGACGGCCGACCAGCAGAACGCCTACGAGCGGGCGTTGGCTGCCACGATCGACGCGGTGCGGGCCACCGGCGCCCAAGTGGTGCTGATCCCCCAGGTCACCACCGACTACCTGGGCGACGACGACCGGATCGTGGAACGCCGGATCGCGGCGCACTGCGCCACCCCGCCGCTGCGGGTGGACGAGCAGGTCGACTTCCGCGAGCTCAAGGGTCTGTACGCCGAGTGCGCCTACGTGCTGGGCACCCGCTTCCACTCGGTGATCTTCGCGCTGACCAGCGGGGTGCCGTGCATCGCGATCGAGTACGAGCACAAGACCCGGGGGATCATGCGGGACCTGGGGCTGGAGTCCTGGGTGCTGCCGATCGCCGACGCCTCGGCCGAGAGCCTGGGCGCGCTGGTGGACCGACTGCGGACGGAACGCGCCCAGTACCTGCGGGTGTTGGCCGAGCGACTGCCCGACTACGTGGCCCGCGCCGAGGAGTTGCCGCAGCTGCTGCGCGCGGCCACCGGGCGCCAGCGGGCCGGGGTGGCCGGATGACCGGGCGCACCGTGCTGCTCGCCACCCCCTACTTCCCGCCCGACACCGGCGGCGTCGAGCAGTACACCTGGGAGCTGGCCCGGCAGTTGCGGGCCCGCCACGGCTACCGGGTGGTGGTGGCCGCGACCGTGGGCGACCGCGGCTGCGGCGCCGGCCGGTACCACGGGCAGGACGGCCTGGTGGTGCACCGGCTGCCCGCCCCGCTGCGGATCTCCCGCACCCGGCTGGGCACCGGCTGGCGCGCCGCGCTGCGCACGCTGATCCGCGAGGAGCGGGTGGACCTGGTGAACGCGCACGCGCCCGTGCCGCTGTTCGCCGACGCCGCCGCCCGGGCCTGCGGGCCGCTGCCGTTCGTGCTGACCTACCACACCGGGCGGATGCGCAAGGCCGATCCGCTGGGCAGCGCCGTCTGCTCGCTCTACGAGCGCACCCTGCTGGCCGGCACCGTGCGCCGGGCCGGCGAGCTGATCTGCTCCTCCGACCACGTCCGGGCCGACCTGGCCCGGCTGTTCGCCGGCCGGGCCGTCACCGTCTCGCCCGGGGTGGACCTGGCGCGCTTCACCGCGAGTCCGGTGCCGGGCGAGCCGCGGATCCTGTTCGCCGGCTCGCTGGAGCGGGCCACCTCCTACAAGGGGCTGGCCGATCTGCTGCGGGTGCTGCCCGAGTTGGCGGTGCGGGTGCCGGGCGTGAGCCTGGAGGTGGTGGGCAACGGCTCGGCCGCGGCCGGTTACCAGCGCCAGGCGCACCGGCTGGGGATCGGCCATCTGGTGCGGTTCACCGGCCGGTTGGGCGGGAGCGAGCTGGCCGCCGCCTACCGCCGGGCCCGGGTGCTGGCGCTGCCCACCCACTACGACAGCTTCCCGAGCGTGCTGGTGGAGGCGATGGCCAGCGGGCGCCCGGTGGTCAGCACCCGGGTCGGCGGGATCCCCTCGCTGGTGACCGAGGACGGCGACGGCCTGCTCACCGACCCCGGCGACCTGCCCGCCCTGGCCTCGGCGCTGACCGCCGTGCTGACCGACGACGCGCTGGCCCGGCGGCTCGGCGCCGCCGGCCGGCGCCGCACGGCTGCCGAACTCTCCTGGGAGCGGCAGGCCGACCGGACGACGGAGGTGTTCGAGCGGGCGCTGGCCGGCCGGCGCCGGCGCGGGGTGGCGGTGGTCGCGCCCTACTTCCGGCCGAAGATCGGCGGGGTGGAGAACTACGCGGCCCGGATCGCCGGGGCCCTCGGCGCGGACCCCGACTCGCGGCCCGCCGTGATCACCACCAACACCACGGGGCGCCGCACCACGGTCCGGGTCGAGGACGGGGTGCCGGTGGTCCGGCTCGGCACCTGGGTGCGCCTCTCCAACACCCCGCTCAACCCGCTCTGGCTGCTCCAACTCCCCTACTGGCTGCGGCGCCTGGACATCGACGTGGTCAGCGCGCACGCCCCCGTGCCGGGCCTGGCCGATCTGGCGATGGCGCTCGGCGGCGCCCGGCCCGCGGTGCTGACCTACCACGCCGGTTCGATGGCCAAGGGCCGCCCCGGCGTGGACCGGCTGATCGGCGGCTACGAACGGCTGCTGCTGCCACGGCTGTTCGGCCGGGCCGGGGCCCTGGTCGCGGTCTCCCCCGTCTCACTGGCGGCCGGGCACCGCGGCGCGCTGCGGATCCCGCCCGGGGTGGACACCGAGCTCTTCACCCCCGGCCCGCCGGCCGCCGAGCGCCCGCCCACCGTGCTGTACGTGGGGCGGATGGACCTCACCTCGGCCTGGAAGGGCGTCCCGGTGCTGCTGCGCGCCTTCGCGCTGCTGGCCGACCTGCCGCAGGCCCGCCTGCGGTTGGTCGGCGACGGCGACGCCCGGCCCGAACTGCACGCCGAGGCAGCCCGGTTGGGCCTGGCCGACCGGGTCGAGTTCACCGGCGTGCTGACCGGCCCGGCGCTGGTGGCCGAACTCCAGCGCGCCGCCGTGCTGGTGCTGCCCTCGCTGAGCCCGGCCGAGTCCTTCGGCATGACCCTGATCGAGGCGATGGCCTGCGCCACCCCGGTGGTCGGCTCGCGGGTCGGCGGCATCCCGCACGTGGTGGACGACGGCGCGACCGGCCTGCTGGTGGCGCCCGGTGACGAGCGGGAGCTCGCGGCGGCCTGCCGGCGGCTGCTCACCGACCCGGGCACCGCCGAGCGCCTCGGCGCCGCGGGCCGGCGCCACGTCGTCGAGCACTACGCCTGGCCCGGCCTGACGGACCGTTACCTGGAGCTGTTCCGGGCGCTGTCCCCCGGCTGAGCGGGAGCGAGGCGGTGCGCACGGCGGGCGTCGCGGCCCCGGAGGACTGCGCCGCGCGCAGCTGGGCGATGGCCGTGCGCAGCGCCGCGAGCGCGGGCTTGGCGCTGCCGTCGGCCCGGCGCAGCCCGT
Above is a genomic segment from Kitasatospora viridis containing:
- a CDS encoding glycosyltransferase family 4 protein, which produces MPTILQITPYYPPHLGGLERVVENLAAGLGDRHEVRVLTTTIGSEGAPRRSTQGAVTVHRHRSVELAHTPVVPGLPLALLRSRRDSVLHLHSAHALLPELVALTARLRRQPFVLHFHLDVDASGRLGRLLPAYKKHVFGPVLRAAAAVIVLTPRQAEFVRTTYRVPGARIHVVPNGVDQDYFMPAREPRDRPLELLYVGRLSPQKNVGRLLDALGLIRRPIRLRIVGDGELRGKLERQARELALDKVEFAGAKLGPELLRAYAEADAFVLPSDKEGMPLVALEAMAAGLPVIATDVPGNRELLDGIGLLAEPEPAALAAAIERVAADPGLRRRLAERSTAAAPAFAWDAVVRRVERVYAEVLG
- a CDS encoding DUF2206 domain-containing protein, which produces MRRPVAPLRRTGAAIAGRSRARRLLLVGTALAAAADLVPGVPTPLLVPLGCWLLLGAPWLLWYRYGAAFVSTRDGRALVAVGLALGGDLVTELLLNTVLPPLGDDHPLRRGPLALSAALAVLLLAWALPTPQPDPTPEPARARHRVSGLRRVSGLRRVPGLRPVLLLGTGCLVLSVGGAIRLNNGLGPTMALLALAAMALLFVQLVRGRRRYPEEVLCLGLFLLAAALLLLTSLRGWFITGHDIQREYEVFELAAGADRWQIAAFRDPYNACLSITLLPTAFVRLTGIGGLYVFKAVFPLLFALSAPLVYRSVRNLAQRMVALLSALYFVAFPTFFTDMTFLARQEIAFVLLGAALVVLTDQGRPLRRRRLVFTGLLGGVVLSHYSTTFVVVLVLAIALLTDHGWRLLSRLLARRRGRARPTATGFVTWWIVLVTAVAAMLWTGPLTGTGGQLRSTVSATVQDAVDPAQAQAGSSDTSYSLLGGQAVTPQQRLAQYQADTLQLTAGSRANGDYLSARQVAAYPVRAVAEPDLPLTALGRALQRTGLDVSGANKLVRQWAADLLQLLLLVGLAVCLWAKRRRAFRPARDQVTLSVAMVAVIGLLTVLPQLSVDYGVLRAFQQGLFFFAPFIAAGSLWLFRWARRWALPLSGALAVAFFLDLTGAVPQLIGGYPPQLNLNNAGQYYDIYYVQPQERTAIAWLEQRTADDQGQDVQSEVQTDRYTFSRLQTLIHGRALDDIYPTLIGTDSYVFLGTTTVTKDEATTFYRGDLVTYRYPTALLDATKNEIYSSDGAEIFR
- a CDS encoding glycosyltransferase family 4 protein, with protein sequence MTQAIEATEGVGGTTGSRPPGRVLLVSHYYPPHVGGIENVVHQEAAQLTGRGGSVTVLTTGGRRAAADLEAGVRVLRCAAWNGIERRTGVPFPVPSPRLLVDAVREARRAEVIHLHDCLYPTSWAAWAASVLTRTPLVLTQHVALVAHPSPLVRGVQRAVYAVFGRALLRRARRVLVLNDTVRAFTRAHGARPQAVRQLANGVDTARFRPAESAEEVARLRDRYGLPADRVLVLFVGRLVPKKGYELLRKAADPAYDLVFVGTGAAADGQDAAEGAHHLGALTPDQVAEVYRACDVFALPSTAEGFPLTVQEAMAAGLPVVTTDDPGYTPYALDREAVSLLPRDAGRLRAELVALAADPPRRRRMGRWSRSYAERSFGWPEHVRALLGHYAAAGAGGAGRAAGGTGAG
- a CDS encoding lipopolysaccharide biosynthesis protein, giving the protein MTPPAATSAGPAVARIGGRDQLARSSVYLMSATVSTAGLGFLFWVAAARLYSPSQVGTATSLTNAVSLIAYFSLCGLNSTLVRFPAAPERRDAQINRALLLVFGVGCLLGTGYLLGLPLYAARLLPVRADPVQAVLIVLFCALSAVNLLTDAVFIGARLAQYNTLVDGVIQGLTKLGLPFLLTGLGAFGLVAATGGGYAVAVLASLWFLRRRIGLRPRVLGGGATGLREQLGFSAGSYLSSLLNLVPLLVLPLIVLQRLGTAAAAYYFVAFQIANLANAVSFAVCESMFAEVSADESRLVPVLRRSARLLAVLQLPAAVVLAAGSGLLLRLFGGAYPARAQGLLVVLAVGTVAVALNTLTSFALKLVRRMAPLVWSNVVYAVVTTGLAAAWADRGLVWFGYAWGLGNLASGLVAALALLRTRLPAVHPSPPVPPAPERNPQR
- a CDS encoding polysaccharide pyruvyl transferase family protein, which gives rise to MKVLVVNAYVRENAGDAALLAVCLRQVRAAFPAARITVAGMEDRAVHPAFDGAANIGSIRRYVADAGVGTARRVLRKAVGFLAAPLLLAPRPLARLLRPLLPAEVRREADAVAGADLVVSMGGGYFNARPGLDGYQNVFYVVLPLLLAQRRGVPVVLAPQSFGPFPAPAQRRLAAHVVRRSALALAREDVSVEILARCGVRGAPVRRAVDSGFAFAPPPRLDWRARLGVGPEVPLVGVTARQWLTADQQNAYERALAATIDAVRATGAQVVLIPQVTTDYLGDDDRIVERRIAAHCATPPLRVDEQVDFRELKGLYAECAYVLGTRFHSVIFALTSGVPCIAIEYEHKTRGIMRDLGLESWVLPIADASAESLGALVDRLRTERAQYLRVLAERLPDYVARAEELPQLLRAATGRQRAGVAG
- a CDS encoding glycosyltransferase family 4 protein, with amino-acid sequence MTGRTVLLATPYFPPDTGGVEQYTWELARQLRARHGYRVVVAATVGDRGCGAGRYHGQDGLVVHRLPAPLRISRTRLGTGWRAALRTLIREERVDLVNAHAPVPLFADAAARACGPLPFVLTYHTGRMRKADPLGSAVCSLYERTLLAGTVRRAGELICSSDHVRADLARLFAGRAVTVSPGVDLARFTASPVPGEPRILFAGSLERATSYKGLADLLRVLPELAVRVPGVSLEVVGNGSAAAGYQRQAHRLGIGHLVRFTGRLGGSELAAAYRRARVLALPTHYDSFPSVLVEAMASGRPVVSTRVGGIPSLVTEDGDGLLTDPGDLPALASALTAVLTDDALARRLGAAGRRRTAAELSWERQADRTTEVFERALAGRRRRGVAVVAPYFRPKIGGVENYAARIAGALGADPDSRPAVITTNTTGRRTTVRVEDGVPVVRLGTWVRLSNTPLNPLWLLQLPYWLRRLDIDVVSAHAPVPGLADLAMALGGARPAVLTYHAGSMAKGRPGVDRLIGGYERLLLPRLFGRAGALVAVSPVSLAAGHRGALRIPPGVDTELFTPGPPAAERPPTVLYVGRMDLTSAWKGVPVLLRAFALLADLPQARLRLVGDGDARPELHAEAARLGLADRVEFTGVLTGPALVAELQRAAVLVLPSLSPAESFGMTLIEAMACATPVVGSRVGGIPHVVDDGATGLLVAPGDERELAAACRRLLTDPGTAERLGAAGRRHVVEHYAWPGLTDRYLELFRALSPG